A region from the Branchiostoma floridae strain S238N-H82 chromosome 9, Bfl_VNyyK, whole genome shotgun sequence genome encodes:
- the LOC118422358 gene encoding cell adhesion molecule 3-like, protein MTADAVRILFLVVLTLWTTLLPLADGAFYRRRPESKVVLEGEDASLSCSFNDLSSDDVVNWQGPPADTIISAGRKVSVLYERRHSIVGDASQGEYNLHIRGAQVEDSGDYRCSTPSVRAAADVTLTVVVPMVGPPDITGAELPLTAGDELLLRCRSRGGFPPPRLTWYNGTHRFGSEDTAGDDEGGSVTLELFTARVSKWDDGANFTCVADQGFPDIVRPRAASRILRVDYPPTVSVPSPSVHAREGQAVNLTCYVDSNPKATVTWRKLGDRLPRDSIQSDPAHMVVVTLYMNVNE, encoded by the exons ATGACTGCGGATGCTGTGAGGATTTTGTTCCTGGTTGTCTTGACGCTGTGGACCACCCTACTGCCTTTAG CTGACGGCGCGTTCTACAGAAGACGTCCGGAATCTAAAGTCGTCCTGGAAGGAGAAGACGCCAGCCTCAGCTGCTCCTTCAACGATCTGAGTAGTGATGACGTCGTCAATTGGCAAGGACCACCCGCCGATACCATTATATCCGCGGGGAGAAAG GTGTCCGTGCTGTACGAGCGGCGTCACAGTATCGTCGGTGACGCGTCTCAGGGAGAGTACAACCTGCACATCCGGGGCGCGCAGGTGGAGGACTCCGGGGACTACAGGTGTTCTACTCCGAGCGTACGGGCCGCGGCTGACGTCACGCTTACTGTCGTAG tgccaatGGTCGGCCCTCCTGACATCACCGGTGCGGAGCTCCCCCTAACGGCCGGAGACGAACTGCTGCTGCGGTGCCGGTCGCGAGGCGGCTTCCCTCCCCCTCGGCTCACCTGGTACAACGGAACCCACCGGTTCGGCTCAGAGGACACGGCTGGCGATGACGAGGGCGGCAGCGTCACGCTGGAGCTGTTCACCGCGCGGGTCTCCAAGTGGGACGACGGTGCCAACTTCACCTGCGTGGCCGACCAGGGGTTCCCCGATATCGTCAGACCTCGGGCGGCATCGAGAATACTACGGGTTGATT ACCCGCCGACTGTATCCGTCCCCTCCCCCTCCGTCCACGCCAGGGAGGGCCAGGCCGTGAACCTGACGTGTTACGTCGACTCCAACCCGAAAGCAACTGTGACCTGGCGCAAACTAGGAGATCGCCTGCCGCGGGACAGCATACAGAG TGATCCTGCCCACATGGTGGTGGTCACCTTGTATATGAATGTGAATGAGTAA